The proteins below are encoded in one region of Macrococcus armenti:
- the pdxT gene encoding pyridoxal 5'-phosphate synthase glutaminase subunit PdxT — protein sequence MKIGVLALQGAVREHIRHIELAGHTGIAIKRVEALSEIDGLVLPGGESTTMRRLMDLYGFTDALRKSELPMYGTCAGLILLAKDIVGYDEGHLQKMDILVERNSFGRQVDSFEADLDVKGIESQVNAVFIRAPHIVSVSPDVEVLSTVEDKIVAVRQGKYLGISFHPELTDDYKIMQYFIDEMVSK from the coding sequence ATGAAAATTGGTGTATTAGCACTACAAGGTGCGGTAAGAGAGCATATACGTCATATTGAGCTTGCAGGTCATACAGGTATCGCAATTAAACGCGTCGAGGCGTTATCAGAGATTGATGGACTCGTACTACCTGGTGGAGAATCAACAACGATGCGCCGTTTGATGGACTTATATGGTTTTACGGACGCTTTACGTAAAAGCGAGCTCCCGATGTATGGTACATGTGCAGGTCTTATATTACTTGCTAAAGATATTGTTGGGTATGATGAAGGCCATCTTCAGAAGATGGACATTTTAGTAGAGCGTAATTCCTTTGGAAGACAAGTAGATAGTTTTGAAGCTGATCTGGATGTTAAGGGCATTGAATCACAAGTGAATGCTGTGTTTATTCGTGCACCGCACATCGTATCAGTCAGTCCTGATGTGGAAGTGTTAAGCACAGTAGAAGACAAAATTGTTGCTGTCAGACAAGGTAAATATTTAGGTATTTCTTTTCATCCGGAATTAACGGATGACTATAAAATCATGCAATATTTTATCGATGAAATGGTAAGTAAATAG
- a CDS encoding nitroreductase family protein, with amino-acid sequence MKDISLKQAIESRHSIKEFDPNISIPHETMEEMIKLATKAPSSLNLQPWRFVVVDSDEAKAAIRDHVHFNTRQLDTSSAFVLVLSDNNHIHDLDRIMQQNVKEGYMNQIVKVENTKLMQSLIDQTPKELMYAQGMMDSAMAAMQFMLIAKDFGFDTNPIGGFDRASVLQALNIDAERYAPVMFIAIGIAAKEHYPSSRYDVSEVLTYNVSETTFVGTKKPTL; translated from the coding sequence ATGAAAGATATATCATTAAAACAAGCAATTGAATCACGTCATTCTATTAAGGAATTTGATCCTAATATTTCAATTCCACATGAAACAATGGAGGAAATGATAAAGCTTGCAACTAAGGCACCATCATCATTAAACTTACAACCATGGAGATTCGTTGTTGTAGATTCAGATGAAGCGAAAGCAGCAATTAGAGATCACGTACATTTTAATACACGTCAATTAGATACGAGCTCAGCATTTGTGCTTGTGTTATCTGATAATAATCATATACATGATTTAGATAGAATAATGCAGCAAAATGTTAAAGAAGGTTATATGAATCAAATCGTTAAAGTAGAAAATACGAAACTGATGCAATCATTAATTGATCAGACGCCAAAAGAATTAATGTATGCGCAAGGAATGATGGACTCAGCGATGGCTGCAATGCAATTCATGCTAATTGCTAAAGACTTTGGATTTGATACAAATCCGATAGGAGGATTTGATCGTGCATCAGTTTTACAAGCTTTAAATATTGATGCAGAGCGCTATGCACCAGTTATGTTTATCGCAATTGGAATCGCTGCTAAAGAACATTATCCATCAAGTCGATATGATGTATCTGAAGTATTAACGTATAACGTATCAGAAACAACATTTGTTGGAACGAAGAAACCAACTTTATAA
- a CDS encoding NupC/NupG family nucleoside CNT transporter has protein sequence MNIIIGMIGLIVFLFLAWIMSSDKKGIRWQYIGLMLVIQLVLAFVLLKTTAGIWLVTQLATGFGYLLQYAAEGVYFVFPGVKNEGVANSFFFDVLLPITFISALIGILQYLKILPFIIKYLGLVISKVNGMGKLESFNAVAAAILGQSEVFISLKKQLPFIPKHRLYTLTASAMSTVSLSIVGAYFQMIEPRFVVTAIVLNLFGGFIIASIINPYRVSAEEEDAVIMTDNEKKQSFFEMLGEYILDGFKVAVIVAAMLIGYIALIAMLNGIVDAFTPGKMNFQTILGYLFAPLAFLTGIAWDDAVRAGSIMATKLVSNEFVAMLDVQSIVKGKTGELSQHAIGVVSVFLVSFANFSSIGIIAGAIKSLNDEKGDVVARFGLKLLYGATLVSFISATIAGFFI, from the coding sequence ATGAATATTATTATCGGCATGATTGGACTCATCGTATTTTTATTCCTTGCATGGATTATGAGTTCCGATAAAAAAGGTATAAGATGGCAGTACATTGGTCTAATGCTTGTTATTCAACTCGTACTAGCTTTTGTTCTATTAAAAACAACAGCTGGGATATGGCTAGTTACCCAACTTGCAACTGGATTTGGATATTTACTTCAGTATGCGGCAGAAGGTGTTTACTTTGTTTTTCCTGGTGTTAAAAATGAAGGCGTTGCAAACTCATTTTTCTTCGATGTGTTATTACCAATCACCTTCATTTCTGCATTAATTGGTATCCTTCAGTATTTGAAAATTCTACCATTCATCATTAAATACTTGGGGTTAGTTATTTCAAAAGTGAATGGCATGGGTAAACTCGAATCTTTCAATGCAGTTGCAGCTGCGATTCTTGGTCAATCCGAAGTGTTTATCTCATTAAAAAAGCAATTACCATTCATTCCGAAGCATAGACTTTATACTTTAACAGCTTCAGCTATGTCTACTGTTTCTTTATCTATCGTTGGTGCATATTTTCAAATGATTGAACCACGATTTGTCGTTACTGCAATTGTACTTAATTTATTCGGCGGATTCATTATCGCCTCAATCATAAACCCTTATAGAGTATCTGCTGAAGAAGAAGATGCAGTCATTATGACGGATAACGAGAAGAAGCAGTCATTTTTCGAAATGCTTGGTGAATATATCCTTGATGGATTTAAAGTCGCTGTTATCGTTGCAGCAATGTTAATTGGGTATATTGCTTTAATTGCAATGCTTAATGGTATTGTAGATGCTTTTACTCCAGGCAAAATGAACTTCCAGACTATACTTGGTTATTTATTTGCACCTTTAGCATTCTTAACAGGTATTGCTTGGGACGATGCAGTTCGTGCTGGTTCAATTATGGCTACAAAACTTGTATCAAATGAATTTGTAGCAATGCTGGATGTTCAATCAATTGTAAAAGGAAAAACTGGTGAATTATCACAACATGCAATTGGTGTAGTATCAGTTTTCTTAGTATCATTTGCAAACTTCTCATCTATCGGAATTATCGCTGGTGCGATTAAGTCACTTAATGATGAAAAGGGAGATGTTGTTGCAAGATTTGGACTTAAATTATTATACGGTGCAACGCTTGTATCATTCATCTCTGCAACAATCGCAGGATTCTTTATTTAA
- the radA gene encoding DNA repair protein RadA yields the protein MAKVKSTFECMACGYQSPKWMGKCPNCGAWNQMEEVIEHKQKGPKNAISESNSNNKVEKLKNITKESVPRDHTQMKELDRVLGGGIVPGSLILIGGDPGIGKSTLLLQVCAILSQQHPVLYISGEESVRQTKLRADRLNEDAGELDVYAETNLQIIHETVKKTKPKFLVIDSIQTIFHPEVTSAPGSVSQVRECTQELMRIAKQMNIATFIVGHVTKEGQIAGPRLLEHMVDTVLYFEGDTHHSYRVLRAVKNRFGSTNEMGIFEMKNTGLSEVLNPSEMFLEERTKNVAGSTIVATMEGTRPLLVEVQSLVTPTSFHNPRRMASGVDHNRLNLLMAVLEKKQGYLLQQQDAYVKVAGGVKLDEPAVDLSIIISIASSYNDKPTRGDDCFIGEVGLTGEVRRVARIEQRVQEAEKLGFKRVIIPKNNIGGWDFPGNIEVVGVTNINEALRLAF from the coding sequence TTGGCAAAGGTAAAAAGTACATTTGAATGTATGGCATGTGGCTACCAGTCACCGAAATGGATGGGAAAGTGTCCAAATTGTGGTGCATGGAATCAAATGGAAGAAGTAATTGAGCACAAACAGAAAGGCCCTAAAAATGCGATTTCTGAATCCAATAGTAATAATAAAGTTGAAAAACTAAAAAATATAACGAAAGAAAGCGTACCTCGTGATCACACACAAATGAAAGAGCTGGATCGCGTACTCGGTGGCGGCATTGTCCCTGGGTCTTTAATCCTTATCGGCGGAGATCCTGGTATCGGGAAATCGACATTGCTGTTGCAAGTGTGTGCCATATTATCACAGCAACATCCGGTGTTATATATATCGGGTGAGGAATCTGTCAGACAGACGAAACTGCGTGCAGATCGATTGAATGAAGATGCTGGAGAGCTTGATGTGTATGCTGAGACGAACCTTCAGATTATCCACGAAACTGTTAAGAAAACGAAACCTAAATTTCTTGTTATCGACTCTATCCAAACTATATTTCACCCAGAGGTGACGAGTGCACCAGGTTCTGTATCTCAAGTAAGAGAATGTACGCAGGAATTGATGCGTATTGCAAAACAGATGAACATTGCAACGTTTATCGTTGGACACGTAACAAAAGAAGGACAAATCGCAGGCCCGAGATTATTGGAGCATATGGTAGATACCGTATTATACTTTGAAGGTGATACGCACCATAGTTATCGTGTGTTACGTGCTGTTAAAAACCGTTTCGGATCAACAAATGAAATGGGTATATTTGAAATGAAAAACACAGGACTTTCTGAAGTGTTGAATCCTTCTGAAATGTTTCTGGAAGAACGTACGAAGAATGTTGCAGGTTCAACGATTGTCGCAACGATGGAAGGAACAAGACCTCTCCTTGTTGAAGTGCAGTCACTTGTAACGCCGACTTCATTTCATAACCCGAGACGAATGGCTTCAGGAGTCGATCACAATCGACTGAACTTATTAATGGCAGTGCTCGAGAAAAAACAAGGGTATTTACTGCAGCAACAGGATGCATATGTAAAAGTTGCAGGTGGCGTGAAACTGGATGAACCAGCTGTAGATTTAAGCATTATTATTAGCATTGCATCTAGTTATAACGATAAACCAACGCGTGGAGATGATTGTTTTATCGGAGAGGTAGGTTTAACAGGGGAAGTACGTCGTGTCGCACGTATTGAACAACGTGTACAGGAAGCAGAAAAGTTAGGCTTTAAACGCGTCATCATTCCGAAAAATAATATTGGCGGTTGGGATTTCCCGGGCAATATTGAAGTTGTCGGTGTGACAAATATAAACGAAGCATTAAGACTCGCATTTTAA
- a CDS encoding protein arginine kinase: MLSKHLQSELSDWMQSGNDEPVILSSRIRLARNLENFVHPMMFSEGDAERVIECVGNVLRLDYDEIKMQDISEQERLMLVAKHLMSKELLKNNGGAVYINDDESESIMVNEEDHIRVQVLGRDLSLQELYQRAQEIDKRLDEHLMISFDEHYGYLTTCPTNIGTGLRASVMLHLPGLSIMNRMNRIAQTINRFGFTIRGIYGEGTQALGHIYQVSNQLTLGKDEVSIIEDLQQVVEQIIEEELNMRKRMNNYDHIETIDRIYRSLGILKYSRKISVEEASLRLSEVKLGIDMGIIDIPFRFNELMVAIQAPFLNTVYDSDVTVEEKRSEMLRTHL, encoded by the coding sequence ATGTTGAGTAAGCATCTTCAAAGCGAGTTAAGTGACTGGATGCAAAGCGGGAATGATGAGCCAGTTATATTAAGCTCAAGGATACGTCTTGCACGTAACTTAGAAAATTTTGTCCATCCGATGATGTTTAGTGAAGGCGATGCAGAACGTGTAATAGAATGTGTCGGGAATGTATTGCGCTTAGATTACGATGAAATAAAGATGCAGGATATATCTGAGCAGGAACGTTTAATGCTTGTCGCTAAGCACTTAATGAGTAAGGAGCTACTTAAAAATAACGGTGGTGCTGTCTATATAAATGACGATGAGTCTGAGAGTATTATGGTAAACGAAGAAGATCATATTCGAGTACAGGTGTTAGGCAGGGATTTATCGCTTCAGGAATTATATCAACGTGCGCAAGAGATTGATAAACGTCTTGATGAACATTTGATGATTTCGTTCGATGAACATTACGGTTATTTGACGACTTGTCCGACGAATATAGGTACGGGATTAAGAGCAAGTGTTATGCTGCATTTACCAGGGTTATCGATTATGAATCGAATGAATAGAATCGCACAAACGATTAACCGTTTCGGGTTTACGATTCGTGGTATATATGGAGAAGGTACGCAAGCACTAGGTCATATTTATCAGGTGTCTAACCAATTGACACTCGGTAAGGATGAAGTGAGTATTATTGAAGATTTACAGCAAGTAGTAGAACAGATTATAGAAGAAGAACTCAATATGCGTAAACGTATGAATAATTACGATCATATTGAAACGATAGATCGCATTTACCGCAGTTTAGGTATATTGAAATATAGTAGAAAGATTTCTGTTGAAGAAGCAAGTCTTAGATTAAGTGAGGTCAAACTCGGTATTGATATGGGTATCATTGATATTCCGTTTAGATTTAATGAATTAATGGTAGCTATACAGGCGCCATTTCTAAATACAGTTTATGATAGTGACGTTACAGTTGAAGAAAAACGATCAGAGATGTTAAGAACGCATCTATAA
- a CDS encoding ATP-dependent Clp protease ATP-binding subunit: MFGRLTERAQRVLAHAQEEAIRLNHNNIGTEHLLLGLVKEPDGIAAKVLAAYNITEEKVVSEVEQLIGHGSGMGGTIQYTPRAKKVIELSLDEARKLNHNFVGTEHILLGLIRENEGVAARVLANLDLNITKARSQVVKLLGSPEMSNKDAGSTKSQNTPTLDELARDLTVIAKDGTLDPVIGRSAEITRVIEVLSRRTKNNPVLIGEPGVGKTAIVEGLAQAIVNNEVPETLKGKRVMSLDMGTVVAGTKYRGEFEERLKKVMEEIHQAGNIILFIDELHTLIGAGGAEGAIDASNILKPALARGEIQCIGATTLEEYRKYIEKDAALERRFQPVQVDQPNVEDAIEILKGLRDRYEAHHRIKISDEALVAAVKMSDRYISDRFLPDKAIDLIDEAGSKVRLRNYTTPPSLKELEAELEKVKNEKDAAVHSQEFEQAASLRDRQTQLEKKLEETKKEWQKSQGSNNTSVTPDDIANVVAQWTGIPITKIAETESQKLLNLESILHNRVIGQSDAVSSISKAVRRARAGLKDPKRPIGSFIFLGPTGVGKTELAKALAEAMFGEEDAMIRVDMSEFMEKHSVSRMVGSPPGYVGHDDGGQLTEKVRRKPYSVILFDEIEKAHPDVFNILLQVLDDGRLTDSKGRTVDFRNTVIIMTSNVGAQELKDNKFVGFGGQTAAQDYETIRKTMMDELKKQFRPEFLNRIDDIIVFHKLEKEHLKEIVSLMVEGLANRLKEQDIHIALTDAAKDKIADEGYDPEYGARPLARAIQKNIEDQLSEELLKGEALTGHNITIDYVDNAFKINKTKA; encoded by the coding sequence ATGTTTGGTAGATTAACAGAGCGTGCGCAACGCGTACTTGCTCATGCACAGGAAGAAGCAATTCGTTTAAATCACAATAACATTGGGACAGAGCATTTATTATTAGGACTTGTGAAAGAACCTGATGGCATTGCTGCTAAAGTATTAGCTGCATACAATATTACAGAAGAAAAAGTAGTTTCAGAAGTAGAACAATTAATCGGTCATGGTTCAGGTATGGGTGGTACGATTCAATATACACCACGTGCTAAGAAAGTAATCGAATTATCATTAGATGAAGCGCGTAAACTAAACCATAATTTCGTAGGAACAGAACATATTTTACTTGGGCTTATTCGTGAAAATGAAGGTGTTGCAGCACGTGTTCTTGCAAACTTAGATTTAAATATTACGAAAGCAAGATCACAAGTTGTGAAGTTACTCGGCAGTCCTGAAATGTCAAATAAAGATGCAGGCAGCACAAAATCACAAAATACACCGACATTGGATGAACTCGCACGTGATTTAACGGTCATTGCTAAAGATGGGACATTAGATCCTGTAATTGGACGAAGCGCAGAAATAACGCGTGTGATAGAAGTATTAAGTCGTCGTACGAAAAACAATCCGGTACTTATCGGAGAGCCTGGTGTTGGTAAAACAGCAATCGTTGAAGGTTTAGCACAGGCAATTGTTAACAACGAAGTACCTGAAACATTAAAGGGTAAACGTGTTATGAGTCTCGATATGGGTACGGTTGTAGCTGGAACGAAGTATCGAGGTGAATTTGAAGAGCGTTTAAAGAAAGTGATGGAAGAGATTCATCAGGCAGGCAATATTATCCTGTTTATCGATGAGCTTCACACATTAATCGGTGCAGGCGGAGCAGAGGGTGCCATCGATGCATCTAACATATTAAAACCAGCACTTGCCCGTGGTGAAATACAATGTATCGGTGCAACGACTTTAGAAGAGTATCGTAAGTATATTGAGAAGGACGCAGCTTTAGAGCGTCGTTTCCAACCGGTACAAGTCGATCAACCGAATGTAGAAGATGCAATTGAAATTTTAAAAGGATTGCGTGACCGTTACGAAGCACATCACAGAATTAAAATTTCAGACGAGGCATTAGTTGCAGCGGTTAAGATGAGTGATCGTTATATCTCTGACCGTTTCCTACCTGATAAAGCAATTGACTTAATTGATGAAGCAGGTTCTAAAGTACGCCTTAGAAATTATACGACACCACCTAGCTTAAAAGAGCTGGAAGCAGAATTGGAAAAGGTTAAAAACGAAAAAGATGCTGCAGTACACTCTCAGGAGTTCGAACAAGCTGCGAGTCTGCGTGATAGACAGACGCAACTTGAGAAGAAGTTAGAAGAAACTAAGAAAGAGTGGCAAAAATCACAAGGCTCTAATAATACATCTGTAACACCGGATGACATTGCAAATGTTGTGGCACAGTGGACAGGTATTCCAATCACTAAAATTGCAGAAACAGAGTCTCAGAAGTTATTGAACTTAGAGTCAATTCTGCATAATCGTGTTATCGGTCAATCGGATGCAGTATCTTCTATTTCTAAAGCGGTACGTCGTGCGCGTGCGGGACTTAAAGACCCGAAACGTCCAATCGGAAGCTTTATCTTCTTAGGGCCAACTGGTGTTGGTAAAACAGAACTTGCTAAAGCGTTGGCCGAAGCCATGTTCGGTGAAGAAGATGCGATGATCCGTGTAGACATGAGTGAATTCATGGAGAAACATAGTGTGTCACGTATGGTAGGTTCGCCTCCGGGTTATGTTGGACATGATGATGGCGGGCAATTGACAGAGAAAGTACGCCGTAAGCCATACTCAGTTATTTTATTCGATGAAATCGAGAAGGCACATCCAGATGTATTCAACATATTACTGCAAGTACTTGATGACGGACGTCTTACAGATTCTAAAGGACGCACAGTGGACTTTAGAAACACAGTCATTATTATGACGAGTAACGTCGGTGCACAGGAACTTAAAGATAATAAGTTTGTCGGATTTGGTGGTCAGACAGCAGCGCAGGATTATGAGACAATTCGTAAGACGATGATGGACGAACTTAAGAAGCAGTTCCGTCCAGAGTTCTTAAACCGTATTGATGATATTATCGTGTTCCATAAGCTAGAAAAAGAACACTTAAAAGAAATCGTATCACTCATGGTTGAAGGGCTTGCAAATCGTCTTAAAGAACAAGATATTCATATTGCATTAACAGACGCTGCGAAAGATAAAATCGCTGACGAAGGTTATGATCCTGAATACGGAGCACGACCACTTGCACGTGCAATTCAGAAAAATATTGAAGACCAGTTATCAGAAGAATTGCTAAAAGGCGAAGCTTTAACAGGTCATAATATTACTATTGACTATGTGGACAATGCATTTAAGATAAATAAAACAAAAGCATAA
- a CDS encoding UvrB/UvrC motif-containing protein has translation MTYEEEFSMNQLLKHLLNSGEFQTKPDKCPNCGLTLREVLHIGKFGCSECYSTFSQYVPQIIERVQAGNLEHVGQQPFKSQEKIALRKRIESLEEKLQQLIEVQNFEEAVHVRDEIKALKESGDAHVE, from the coding sequence ATGACTTATGAAGAAGAGTTTTCAATGAATCAGCTATTGAAGCATTTATTAAATAGTGGAGAGTTTCAAACGAAGCCTGATAAATGTCCCAATTGCGGTCTAACATTAAGAGAAGTGCTGCATATCGGGAAGTTTGGTTGTAGTGAGTGCTATTCAACATTTAGTCAATATGTTCCTCAAATTATCGAGAGAGTACAAGCAGGTAATTTAGAACATGTTGGACAGCAGCCGTTTAAGTCTCAGGAAAAAATTGCGCTGCGTAAACGAATTGAAAGTTTAGAAGAGAAGCTGCAGCAACTTATTGAAGTTCAAAACTTTGAAGAAGCGGTGCATGTACGAGATGAAATTAAAGCGTTGAAAGAAAGTGGTGATGCACATGTTGAGTAA
- a CDS encoding CtsR family transcriptional regulator, with translation MQNMSDIIEQYLKQLLEADDVVEIKRAHIAEKFDCVPSQLNYVIKTRFTNEHGYQIESKRGGGGYIRITKIESNDKSAFLNHLKELTGKQISQQNAERIISGLHDNELISLREKKMMLSVIHRDTLMVEVPYRDYIRANILHNVLSIIHYN, from the coding sequence ATGCAGAACATGTCGGATATCATTGAGCAATACTTAAAGCAATTGCTTGAAGCGGATGATGTCGTAGAAATTAAACGTGCACATATTGCGGAGAAGTTTGATTGCGTACCATCGCAGTTGAACTACGTAATTAAAACGAGATTTACAAACGAACACGGCTATCAAATTGAAAGTAAGCGTGGTGGCGGTGGATACATTCGTATTACTAAAATTGAATCGAATGATAAGTCAGCATTTTTAAATCATCTGAAAGAGCTGACAGGTAAACAAATTTCTCAACAAAATGCTGAACGTATCATTTCAGGGCTTCATGATAATGAACTTATATCATTAAGAGAGAAGAAGATGATGTTATCGGTTATCCATCGTGATACGCTCATGGTAGAAGTGCCGTATCGCGACTATATTCGCGCTAATATTTTACACAATGTGTTATCTATTATCCATTACAACTAG
- a CDS encoding PIN/TRAM domain-containing protein, with amino-acid sequence MLRKLVLLIFIVVGASIGIFLIPELIGLFNFNVPEIVSNPYVDGAVGIIVFFLLFYWLVDRVVEWIIKGEKRLLNISLIDLISATFGMIIGLMIASMISLIFNFMGFPFLKNTVPIILAVVLGYLGFQVGIQKRGEILNLLPERFQSSKRKSLEFPKLLDTSAIIDGRILSVVKCGFLDGTIVVPQGVLDELQLIADSTDGIKRDKGQRGLDILNALQETGHAVKIVPGNKSIKEVDQLLVAMAKDMNASVITTDFNLNKVCQVQGIQVLNVNDLSEAIKPVVAQGDKMLLNVTKSGKEEDQGVGYMEDGTMVVVEHGKKYINKQIKVEVQSILQTSSGRIIFTKKVND; translated from the coding sequence ATGTTAAGAAAGCTTGTACTACTTATTTTTATTGTAGTAGGTGCATCGATTGGTATCTTTTTAATACCAGAACTTATCGGTCTCTTTAATTTTAATGTGCCGGAAATCGTATCAAATCCATACGTTGATGGCGCAGTAGGTATTATTGTCTTTTTTCTTTTATTTTACTGGCTTGTAGACCGTGTAGTTGAGTGGATCATTAAAGGTGAGAAGCGATTGCTGAACATCAGCCTTATAGATTTAATTAGTGCGACGTTCGGTATGATTATCGGTTTGATGATTGCATCGATGATTAGTTTAATTTTTAATTTTATGGGTTTTCCATTTTTAAAAAATACAGTGCCGATTATTCTCGCCGTAGTACTTGGATATTTAGGATTTCAAGTAGGTATTCAAAAGCGAGGAGAAATATTAAATTTATTACCGGAGCGTTTTCAATCGAGTAAACGCAAGTCGCTTGAGTTTCCGAAGCTGTTGGACACATCAGCAATTATAGATGGTAGAATATTGTCTGTTGTAAAGTGTGGTTTCTTAGATGGTACGATTGTCGTACCACAAGGTGTACTTGACGAATTACAGCTTATTGCTGATTCTACAGATGGTATAAAGCGTGATAAAGGACAGCGAGGCCTGGATATATTAAATGCATTGCAGGAAACGGGACATGCTGTGAAGATTGTACCGGGCAATAAGTCGATTAAGGAAGTCGATCAATTGCTTGTCGCAATGGCAAAAGATATGAACGCAAGTGTTATTACTACAGACTTTAATTTAAATAAAGTATGTCAAGTACAAGGCATACAAGTACTTAATGTAAACGACTTATCTGAAGCGATTAAACCTGTTGTGGCACAAGGTGACAAAATGTTACTCAATGTGACGAAATCTGGAAAAGAAGAGGACCAAGGTGTCGGATATATGGAAGATGGGACTATGGTAGTTGTTGAACATGGAAAAAAGTATATTAACAAACAAATTAAAGTAGAGGTTCAGTCTATTTTACAAACTTCTTCAGGACGTATAATTTTTACAAAGAAAGTGAATGACTAA
- the ispD gene encoding 2-C-methyl-D-erythritol 4-phosphate cytidylyltransferase, protein MYDVIIPAAGMGKRMQANKNKVLLELSGKTILEHTLQAFQDDNNCRAIHLAAQNEELEMFRTFASQYHKLDVITEGGSERQYSIYNVLKAIKPCEYVFVHDAARPFVTRETLQKLYDAVQLRKSAIAAVKVKDTIKRIHGTEVKDTLNRDELWQIQTPQAFEYHTLLAAYEKAECDQFLGTDDASLVERIEKVSIVESDYDNIKLTTPEDMYFAEAILKKRGLI, encoded by the coding sequence ATGTATGACGTAATAATACCGGCTGCAGGTATGGGGAAACGTATGCAGGCCAATAAAAATAAAGTGCTGTTAGAGTTAAGCGGTAAGACGATTTTAGAACATACTTTACAAGCTTTTCAGGATGATAACAATTGTCGTGCTATTCATTTGGCTGCGCAAAATGAAGAACTGGAAATGTTCAGAACGTTTGCTTCGCAATATCACAAACTTGATGTGATTACTGAAGGTGGCAGTGAGCGACAATATAGTATTTATAATGTGTTAAAGGCGATTAAACCGTGTGAGTATGTGTTTGTACACGATGCAGCGAGACCTTTTGTCACACGCGAAACACTTCAGAAATTATATGACGCAGTTCAATTAAGAAAGAGCGCAATTGCTGCTGTTAAAGTAAAAGATACGATTAAACGTATTCACGGTACTGAAGTAAAAGATACGTTAAATCGTGATGAGCTATGGCAGATTCAGACACCTCAGGCTTTTGAGTATCACACGTTGTTAGCAGCATATGAGAAAGCAGAGTGCGATCAATTTTTAGGGACAGATGATGCATCGCTCGTTGAACGTATTGAAAAGGTCTCTATTGTTGAAAGTGATTATGATAACATTAAGCTGACGACACCTGAAGACATGTATTTCGCAGAAGCAATTCTTAAGAAAAGAGGGTTAATATGA